TTTTGCATGAAGTATTACTCAGTTGTAATGGGTCTTCTGCTTCAGGGAGCCCCCTGCAGGAGCCCACCACCTGGCTGCAGACTTCAGTTCAGCCCTCAGGTGGGTCGACACGGAGCTGGCTGAGAAGGCTGACCAGGTCTGGATTATAGGCGGCAGCTCTCTCTACAAGGTACTTGCCTTATTTTATTTGAATTCATTTGTTTGCAAAGGAACAGTGTGCCCAAATTGACACCGATGATGGATCTCCAAGTAGTTTATTACAGTGCTTCCTGCTGCTGGTGATGGATGTGGGACATCACATAAACACAACttcatttttgtgtttcttttctttgggCTACTTAGGATTTAATGGAGAGTCCAGGAACAAAAAGACTTTTTGTCACTCAGATCCTGAAGCAGTTTGAGAGTGACACATTCCTCCCTGAAATCAATCCCAGCAAATATCGTCAGCTGCCAGAGTAAGGACTGTCACACATGTTCAGTACGTTGCTGTGGGTGATTtagcgttttttttctcttcatcgGTGCTTACATCTACTAAGACCTTGTCACATTCAGCAAACTAATGAAAAACGATGGAGAGTTCAGCAGAAATATCACAACCTGCTATCGATACTAGCTGTATTAGCATAGAGGCTCCTGTggagagtttttcaaactttaaacAATCTTACTGCTCCATAGTTTAAACCAAATGTGGAACACATTAGTCCTTTCAATTGAATGTAAAATGCTTCTGTACACTTGTGTGCATTTGGAACACATAAAAGACTTGTTTCTTCTCCAGGTTTCCAGGAGTGCCATCCGACCTTCAGGAGGAGAATGGTATCCAGTACAGATTTGAGGTGTATGAGAGCATCGAGCAATGATGTGGCATTGCAGGGGAATCCATGGGTATAATTTGAATTATGCATTTttgatttgttatttttgtcAGAATTGAAATAAATGGTTTCCAAGCTATTTGAACCATTTTATTTTAGTATGCTGCTTGGTCTCAGTCCACCTGCCACTGGGTTGTGGATAAACTCCTGGTACTTCTGAGTGATAATCGGGCCCTCAGTTTTCTGAAGTGCAGCACAAGACGATGGCtcgttttttaaaatgtatactttttttttaatcgcatTCATAGTTCAGGGGGGATATTTTGACAAAAATGTGTAGTTAAAATAAGTTTGGAGGTCAAACTTCTTTCATGTCAGTGAAAGAACATATTCTGGTGAAAATTTGTAATTTCATGGTTGCATACGGTCTTGTTTCCACAGAAAGCTGGGACAATATGTAAAATATCAATAAAAACTGATGCTTTGCAAGTCttccaccaatccatccatcttctacaCCCATTTAACCTGTTTCCTGCTTAGGGTTGCAAAGGAGGGAGGACTTACActgtattgccaaaagtattcactcaacCATCCAAATAATCacattcaggtgttccaatcacttccatggccgcaggtgtataaattcaagcacctctgcatgcagactgcttctacaaacatttgtgaaagaatggctcaCTCTCAGGAGCTTAGTGAATTCCAGcatggtaccatgataggatgtCACCTGTGCAAAAAGTCCAGTTGTGAAATTTCCTCTCTAAATATTCCAGTCAGCtgtgttataacaaagtggaagcgcctgggaacgacagcaacggccaggtaaaatgacagagcggggtcagcggatgctgaggctcatagtgcgcagaggtctccaactttctgcagagtcaatcgctacagacctccaaccttcatgtggccttcagattagctgaagaacagtgcgtagagagcttcatggaatgggtttccatggcaactgcatcccagccatacatcaccaagtgcaatgcaaagcgtcggatgcagtggtgtaaagcacgccgccgctGGACTCAGTGTTAAAGGTTGCCGACCTCCACTGCTCCAAAGAGCCATTTGGACCCGGTTTCCACAGAAGAAAACACTACTAAACTATAGTGTGTTGCTTACGAAATCCATGAAGTGCTACAGAGAAAATGCcattttatttatgtaatgaacacattttgaactcttaataatataataaagaaaaacataaaattCCATTCAATTGGATACTTTTTAATCCAAGCCGCAGCATAAGGAGGAAAGCCGCATGCGGGGCTGTCGACCCCTGAGCTGGAGAGCATCGGCAGGGAGACGGATGTTTAGCTTTCCCTCTACATGTCTCAAAACAAAGAGTTTCTTTTTGTCAATGCTAAAGCTTTTTGTGAACCTTTCCTGTAAATTCCAAATCATCCTGCAACACAAAGGCATTTGTGGATATGTAAATATGATCAAAGGCATGCTATCTTATGATTTACTGTTATATACAGCAGTATTAAATAGTGGTATATTTATCATTATATgaaattgtttattttaataaataaagttaCATCTCGTGTCCTCAAATATACAATAGCCCAAAGGGCTCTTTACTACCCAATcacaaaaacctaacatttCCTCGTGGACAAAAGTAATCCGTTAGTaacacaaaaatcacacaggtAGGATTCATTGTCAGATAATTAAGATTTATTGTACAGTACAATGACTACATTAGGAAGCACTGTAGCAGTATAAACATCTGTTTGAAAGGTGTGCTCTTTCTCAAGCACGTCAGTCTTCTGTGAAACAACATTCAGACATTTCAGTTATGGTCATGTGACGTCATACTGAGCTCGGTTCTGAGAGTGTTTGGTAGGTCATAATAGATCCTGCTCATGTCAAACTTTTCTCTGTAGGGCAGCAAATCCTGAAGTGCAAAGTCATCATTTTGGCCAGTCCATACTGTGAGAGTGTACCTGTGAACGACATGAGAAAACATCAATTTAATTAATAAACACCTGAGCACAAACGTATACCTAGTTTAGAAACCTCAGCTGAACCCCCCACCTCTCCCGTACTATTTTGTGGCAACCATATTTTCACTAGTGAAGGTACAAAAATATAAGAGGTTAATTAGACCGGAGCAAACTGGCAGCTGACAGGGatcactgcaaaaaaaaattaaaacatgacAACATCATGGCCACAGAGGCAGGAGTTTGCAAGAGGAATTTGAGATTACTCGCACTTCGACTTAACAGTGCTGAAATAATGCAGGATTGACAACCTTCACAAAGACGGCTCACCACACCCACATGTGAGATACAAATAAATAGAAACTGGATGGATTCAAGTGCTGTTGAGCCGACGCACAAATTTGAGCATTTTTGTTTCACATGGAAGGCCAGCTTCACACCAAGAAAGTCACCTGCGTTTCATTTGTTTTGGCACAGCACGACTGCAGCACAGCAccatctttttttaattcagcatTTCTATAGGAATAGCCATAAATACAGATTACAGACACTTGGAAAGGCTGGGTCGCCTCCCGGCTTCATGCATGGGACATTTACTTCTCAGACAATTGGCAGGAATATGACTGATCTTTGATTTGGTGAGTGTAACCCCTCTTTGGCTGATGAGGTCACTCGTAATAGTGGTAGGCCGAGATTTCAGTTTCTTACAGGTTGGACCAGTTATCAGAGTTCTAGAGTCGCTCGTGGAGCCCAGGGTGGaacagcaacatcaaccacactCACAAAAAATTTAGGTTTCAAGAATATATTGTCGGTCATCAGAGGAACAGTATGACAACAAGGCAATAGTACCAATTGaataagaaaatgaataaagtgaataaaacaagaaaaagaaagggaaacaaCATGTGTGTGCTTTGTTGTAGTGTATAGTCTTTTTTACTGAGCTCAGTTCTTTTTATTTCGTTGGGGCCCTTTAGTCTGCGTTTCTCGAGTGTCCTACCACACCACAGGTGAAGAAGGGAAGTACGGCTCTGGCTCGCCATCCTTTTCTGAGTCCGGTCTCTCCAGCAGGAGATCAAGAAGCCATCCACTCAGTCGACGGTGGCTCTCTCGACATAAATtaaatcccacaaaaaaaaacctgcccgccaagcagaaaacaaactgaGAACTCTGTGGCTCAGTTATGGGTGAGCTCCGTGGCTCAGTAACTGCATCTGTTCGCAAGATTTTTGTGCAATTCATGGTTAATATAACTCAAAAAGTGAAGGCATGAAAGTAGCCCAGCTGTGACTCAAGATCAGTCACATTCAGTTGCCGAAATCACTTAAAAATCACTTATTACTGTTCATCAGCTGCATTTACACACTCAAACTAAGGTGAAAGGTGGATTATTGCTGATATATCAGGTCAATATGATGACCAACAAATGTTTTCACTGTGTATTTAAGTTGAGAACCACTTTCTGGTGCTTACCTCGTGTGAAAAATAGGTACCACGCTGCAGTTCTAGATGGCTCATGGCTGCAGCCAGAGTGAATGCTCTAATCTGTAAGCATGGGAGCTGAAAAGAAAATCCATACATGCCACAGTCCTGGTGTGTAGGCGCCCAGTGGTACTGAACAGAAATGAAACAATGCTGACGGGACTGACAGGCTCAATGAGCTGATATTCAGCTTACCTGTCTGACTGCTGCAGCAGCCATGAAAGTTGGGAGAAGGACTGGGCCAGCAGGGCAGCACGGACTGGAAAAGTGACTGGATGTGTAAGACTTCTACACTTCTCCTCCATGGTACGCACCATATCCCAGGAGTAACCTGTAGAAACACAAGATGTAAACATAAGACATTCATAAATGTCTTCAACTATCATGGGGGTTGAGGCCTGGTGTCTTAATCAGCGGTTCCAGAAAACTCCACTGTCCAAaatcttgaaaaaaaatacttttcgTACTTCCTTTACTTTATTGCGCCACTCATGTGCATCTCCAAATATTTTCTACTGAAGTTAATGGGTAGTCCCTTTAAAGAGCATTCACATGCCTTACTAAACAATGTTTGATTGCACAACAAAGTCAAATCTTTCATTCCTTCATGGATGAAGATATTGTTTCAAGTTTCAAAATGGAGGTGAAAGCAGAAGTTGTACAAGCAGACCCAAGAGAGATCTATATATTCCTGCAATAATAAGTTAATAATGAATTTAGATTAGAAATCAGGCAGAAGTCATTTAAGCAACACGATACCAGGTTATAAAGTCTGATAACAGGATGTTAGATAAAACCATTTCCTTTGTATAGCTATCAATTCTCACAATTTGTTAGACAAACAGTTCATGACAgttacattttatttacatcGTACCAATTCCCAATAAAGATGATCTCAATGGCACTTAAAAGATACAGTACAATTCAATCCAGTTCCCAAATCCAAAATTAGCTTAATTCAAATctaatgatgatgataaataaAAAGTTGCCTAGCAAAGGAAACCAAAGGATTGTATTAAATGATCTCTTCAGTTCAGTCCCCCATCCTGAGTGTGCACGAGGTGACAGTAGAGGGGAAAAcagcaatgaaataaaaatctgaATCAGGCTTATTCCTCTTTGCATCCGTCTGTCCTGCTGAGTGATTCCCAACActtttacatgtaaatatgaACTAAATCAAAACACACAAGTTGGCCAATGTAATTCTGTAAGATGACATACTGACGTATAAAACACAGGAACTCTTACATAACAAAACCAGGAGACAGTTCCATCAGATttgtgggaggggggggggggttattggACTGCATTCTGTGGGCCTGGAGCTTCTCTGTGATAGCAGTTGTATTGGTTGTGCCTGAAAACCTTGCTTTCCTGGAAATGCATCTGCTCCACAGGGTCTGCTGTCTTGGGAAAAGTTTTGACAAAGATACCTCTGTCCTCAATATACTTTGTTGATGGTGAATGGGtaatcttacaatgagatctttaagatatgatggagctcggtcattaagagctttatatgtgaggagaagaatcttaaattctattctgaatttaacagggagccaatgaagagaagctaaaactggagaaatatgatctctcctgttagttctcatcagaactctggctgcagcattttggatcagctgaaggcttttcagagaatatgtaggacagcccaataataaagaattacagtagtccaatcttgaagtaacaaatgcatggagcagtttttctgcatcactctgagacaagatgttcctgatttgaaCAATATTACCAAGGTGAAAGATAAACCTGTTTTATaagcgagtcaaatgataaattctggtaaaaaataactccaaggttcctcactgtagaaccagaagccaaggaaataccatccagagtaactatatagctagataGTTTCTCCCTAAAgcgtccaaagataacgacttcaccTACACTTCAGCTCTAAATGTTTgtcaactgatttttttttttactttggtatccatctattacaacagcatatTTTAAATAATAATCCCTTGGGGGATTATCAGATATGATTCAATTGAATTTAATCTCCACCCATCTTCACCTGGGTTATCTATTGCAGCCGTCCATCCTGTTGTCCAGCCAAGTGACAGCACGGTGTGAGTGGGCAGAGCCGTTACAGCAGAGAGGAAAGCCTGAGAATCCAGAGGTGTGGCCTGACCCCCCGGACCACACAGGATATCTGCATTGATCCACACTGGGCAGCTTTGCTCAGCCAGCAACTCTCCCAGCAGAGCTAGGGATTGGGACACTGCCTCCAGGCTGCATGAAAACCAGAACACAGCATTACACACAACCACAGTCTCAGGAGGAATAAAGGCTGGCTCCCACCTCTTAAAGTCTAGTTTTATTCCCTTGTTGTGCTCCTTCACTGCCTCCAGCCACTCCTTCAGAGTGACGTCGCTATCTGTGTCAGGAGGATGTGCCATGATTGGCTCTTTGGACATGATTATGTCAGCTTCAATCATATGGGAGGGACCTGaggatagaaaaaaataaaaaaaactcagggTCTCATTTATAAGTTTTGGTACTTGCTTTATACTGAAATAGTTTTTCATCGCCTCATTTTTCATTGACCCGACAAACATGATCACACCATAAATGTGTTCTGGATTCTATGATCCATCAGTTTCTGTGAACCAAACCAAATTTCAATTGTAGCCCGTGTGTTACACAAGTTGGAACAAACTTTTTATTTAGTCCTAATAGTAGTTCAATTAAGATTTGATGACTATTGTACTATTGCGCACTTATAGCTTGACTCAaatgtgttcagagacagactTTGGTGGATGGTTCagaataatttttttattttttatttgggcAGTTGTTAGTAGAGTTTCTCTGGGCAGATATTTTGATATCCTCAGTACCAGGAGGCAAACAAAGGAGGCTGGAATCAATGAGGCCAAACTGTGTAAAAGGGTCATACAGCTTGTATGCCAAAGACGGAAGACAAAGAGGCCAGTCGCGTTCTATACCCATAAGTAGGTGAAAACCAACACGCCTGTCTTCAGGTTCTGTTTTTCAACAAATGGTTTCTTGAAAGTTCTCCCAGACTTTCTGGAGCCAAGCTGACGTATGTATCTCTAAGGTTCAGATTAagagatcagatttattggtcatgcatacacagggAAATCTCCTcggcttttaacccatccaggttggcacctgttgacacactcgTGCTCAtgcagggtcacacactcagagacagatgtcACACACTGGAGCactgggcagccaatcacagcgcccggggagcatcggggtacggtgccttgctcaagggcacctcggccgtgacaaggaggtggacggacacccctccagctgtcagttccaccaatctttgagtctttttagggaGCTCTCCTCTTAGAAAATTTAAATCTGGTAAATACTGAGATGAAGAGTAAGTGCGATTCCATGTGCCTGTGGGTCAAATGTGGAAAGTAGTAAATACCTAATTACTGTCTGATGCTAGTGGGGGGGCAGCTGGCTCCTGCCGGAGGAAATAAACCTTACCAATCAGAAGGTCGGTGATTGGACTTCTGGCTTAACTGggccacatgtcaaagtgtacttgggcaagacactgaagcCCATGTTGCCTTTGGATGAATCCATCagtgaatgaatgtgtgtgaatgtagaAGAAAGCACTGTGAAAGACCTGCTGTACGAGCGTGTATGCGGATGGGTTAATGCAGCATGTAGTGTTAAAGCGCTTGGAGTGGTCAGCgcgactagaaaagcgctatacaagcaCAGTCCATTAACTATTGCCCTGGTTAATGTTCTCAGCTTTTAGTGCAGCAAAGACCAGAGTAGAGCAGCTGCTTCTGATGGGAGACAGGTTGGCTCCAACAAACCAACATAGGTTGAAATGGAGTGTTCCACTCCACCTCAGCAATGGCAGTCTTCTTTCAGTCTCTAATTCGGACCCCACAGGGCCGGGTCACCAATCGTGGTCATGGACATAAGGAAATTCTTACAGAGTCAGAAGCAACAAGGAGAACTGAGCATGAAGTGGGGGGGGGAGgtgagagatttgttttctctgttgtgtcGACGCCCATGCCTACCTATAGGCCTTCTGTCATTTCTTACGCCAAATACACAACGTTTGCGTTTAGGCTTAAACAGCGTCTGGTTCCATGTCAGATGAAAAACGCAAGACAATATCTTATTCTGCCCattatagcctatttactaaactaCCGTAGGCATGAGGAAATTGAAACAGGAAAACTTCCGTGTGATATCTTTAAAGACTGAAAAGGTTATACAAGCTGGAATGCATGCAGAGAGTaagagtgttttttgttttgttttttttccatgttgctGTAACAGAGAATGAGGAGCAGAGTgttggaggaggagaaggaggaattgaaaagctaaaaaaagctcAAGTGTTATAGGCTTTAGCAGCTATAGGCTGCTTAGATGGCCTATAGCTCTGataaacctgttgaggttcatgcaaatttgaataaatgttcttatacatccaggctgtgtagaccgtgcagaccgaaaagcagaccgagcagtcccctgcttccgagcagcaaacaccgtaacaggtgcagctgtcggcagcaggcagtgatacgaagggagagaaaatagggccaagcgatgtgaggtctgacttttcctggagaacgattttgtgatgcaaatgtattactcttatgaacgcatattgttttgagaagcaagacgctttatttttgtggccccagccaactagtctgactaccttcatcaacaccaaaacgaggccggaactcggctcacaggacgcagcagggggtaagaaaatgtgcattaatgatattgctaatatgggaagtcatacagcttcatgtcagaagaggcgaactatccctttaattccatcatccttttcttcactgccatgtgcagatatgacagaggacggctacctaaactttactccagcaacacttgactctcttgttgacagcactatagtttcaatgcgtacagcactggacaatgttgcccctctgaaaaggaaggtaatcagtcagaagaggttggctccttggtataattcacagctgcgtgctttaaagcagactgcaagaaagctggagagacagtggcgttcctctaatttagaagagtttcaattagtctggaaagatagtttaacaatgtataagaaagcccttcgtaaagctagaactgcttattattcatcattgatagaagagaataagaacaatcccaggtttaaGTAGAGTATGGCTGTAACAATAGACCTTTTTCTCAAAAGATATTTTAACATAACTGATTGCTCAGTTCctgcagccacctgccgacagccgcacctgttacggtgtttgctgcttggaagcaggggactgctcagtctgctcttcggtctgcacagtttacacagcatgcagtgatacgaaggtagagagaaataccGCCAAGCGATtgggaggtctgactttttcctggagaacgattttgtgatgcaaatgtattactcttttgaacacatattgttttgagaagcaaaacgctttatttttgtggccccagccaactagccggactaccttcgtcaacaccaaaacgaggctggaactcggctcacaggacgcagcagggggtaagaaaatgttcagaaatgatattgctaatatgggatgtcatacagcttcatgtcagaagaggcgagctatccctttaaggccttaatttttttccccatacGTCCATTTTTTGGTGGAtggtgttctttttttctccctttaaagctatggtaggtaatcctagagagctagcaagattcgaaagtggcccctcctctaagctccaaccccccctccccattccgtcagtgcttcatccaaagccacgCCCCCACAAACTTGAACGCGCATCTGACGCTGGGACTCTGCCGACATTACCCCCTCGCGCGGa
This Odontesthes bonariensis isolate fOdoBon6 chromosome 6, fOdoBon6.hap1, whole genome shotgun sequence DNA region includes the following protein-coding sequences:
- the dhfr gene encoding dihydrofolate reductase isoform X1 — encoded protein: MSRILNGIVAVCPDLGIGKSGNLPWHPVRLNNEFAHFRKLTATSSVKGKQNVVIMGRKTWFSIPERNRPLANRINIVLSRTYKEPPAGAHHLAADFSSALRWVDTELAEKADQVWIIGGSSLYKDLMESPGTKRLFVTQILKQFESDTFLPEINPSKYRQLPEFPGVPSDLQEENGIQYRFEVYESIEQ
- the fam151b gene encoding protein FAM151B isoform X1, with translation MCERTLQYFLKQRRIDRMDAAEVCWSHAVNSRSRLTEALTGPSHMIEADIIMSKEPIMAHPPDTDSDVTLKEWLEAVKEHNKGIKLDFKSLEAVSQSLALLGELLAEQSCPVWINADILCGPGGQATPLDSQAFLSAVTALPTHTVLSLGWTTGWTAAIDNPGYSWDMVRTMEEKCRSLTHPVTFPVRAALLAQSFSQLSWLLQQSDRYTLTVWTGQNDDFALQDLLPYREKFDMSRIYYDLPNTLRTELSMTSHDHN
- the fam151b gene encoding protein FAM151B isoform X2, which gives rise to MCERTLQYFLKQRRIDRMDAAEVCWSHAVNSRSRLTEALTGPSHMIEADIIMSKEPIMAHPPDTDSDVTLKEWLEAVKEHNKGIKLDFKSLEAVSQSLALLGELLAEQSCPVWINADILCGPGGQATPLDSQAFLSAVTALPTHTVLSLGWTTGWTAAIDNPGYSWDMVRTMEEKCRSLTHPVTFPVRAALLAQSFSQLSWLLQQSDSSHAYRLEHSLWLQP